In Osmerus mordax isolate fOsmMor3 chromosome 23, fOsmMor3.pri, whole genome shotgun sequence, one DNA window encodes the following:
- the hmgb2b gene encoding high mobility group protein B2b: MVKDVNKPKGKTSAYAFFVQTCREEHRKSHPEQSVNFAEFSKKCSERWKALTPTEKKRFEDMAKADKVRYNREMQHYVPPKGLGARARKRKDPNAPKRPPSAFFVFCGEYRPTVKQECPGLSIGDCAKRLGVMWSKLSQSDKHPYEEKALRLREKYDKDMVAYRGGVSFAPRSQKGGAQGGDDDDDDEGEDDDEDDDEEDDE; this comes from the exons ATGGTGAAGGACGTTAACAAGCCCAAGGGAAAGACCTCCGCCTATGCGTTCTTCGTCCAGACATGTCGCGAGGAGCACCGTAAATCACATCCCGAGCAGTCCGTTAACTTCGCAGAGTTCTCCAAGAAGTGCTCCGAGAGGTGGAAG gcactgACCCCTACAGAGAAGAAGCGTTTTGAGGACATGGCGAAGGCTGACAAGGTGCGCTACAACCGGGAGATGCAACACTACGTCCCTCCCAAGGGCCTGGGGGCCCGTGCTCGCAAGAGGAAGGACCCCAATGCCCCCAAGAGACCACC GTCTGCGTTCTTCGTGTTCTGCGGGGAGTACCGCCCCACGGTGAAGCAGGAGTGTCCTGGTCTTTCCATAGGAGACTGCGCCAAGCGCCTGGGGGTCATGTGGTCTAagctcagccaatcagacaaGCACCCCTACGAGGAGAAGGCcctgagactgagagagaaataCGACAAG GACATGGTGGCGTACCGTGGGGGCGTGTCCTTCGCCCCCAGGAGTCAGAAGGGCGGAGCTCAGGGCGgagacgacgacgacgacgacgagggggaggatgatgacgaggatgatgatgaggaagatgaCGAATAA
- the zgc:158659 gene encoding phosphatidylinositol 4,5-bisphosphate 3-kinase catalytic subunit alpha isoform: MSPRPSSGELWGIHLMPPRILVDCCLPNGMLVSLECLREAPLTSIKQQLFSEARKYPLYHLLQEESCYIFVGVTQEAEREEYYDETRRLCDLRLFHPILKVIEPLGNREEKILNREIGFAIGMPVCEFEVKDPEVQEFRRSILGVCREAMEEREAGGALSQALYVYPPNIESSPDLPPHVYCKLDKGRLIVTIWVIISPSNSKQKYTLKVSHDSLPEQLIAESIRKKTRSMHLSAQQLRLCLKEYQGQYILKVCGCDEYLLEKHPLSQYKYIRSCISVGRLPHLMLVSKDSLYSQLPSSGFLAPSYSRRTPQPSPCPGGSDPAAPRSLWAFNSLLRLRLLCATYVNVNIRDIDKIYVRTGIYHGGEPLCDNVNTQRVPCSNPRWNEWLSYDIYMTDLPRSARLCLSICSVKGRKGAKEEHCPLAWGNVNLFDYQDLLVGGKMALSLWPVPHGLEDLLNPIGVAGSNPNKETPCVELEFSWFSQSVVFPDDQQVEEHANWTMSRELGYSYCLGLSGRLACDSSVSAADSEQLRGLSSRDPLYELSEQEKDFLWRHRHYCINIPESLPKLLLSVKWNSRDEVSQMYCLLRDWPLMQPEGALELLDCNFPDPVVREYALRCLARGLSDDRLSMYLLQLVQVLKYEMYLDNPLARFLIRKALTNQRIGHFFFWHLKSEMHNKTVSRRFGLLLEAFCRACGMYLKHLNRQVEAMDKLVNLTDTLKQEKKDETQKTQMKFLVEHMSRPDYLEALQGFISPLNPVHQLGSLRMEECRIMSSAKRPLWLSWENPDIMSELLFTNNQVIFKNGDDLRQDMLTLQIIKIMENIWQNQGLDLRMLPYGCLSIGDCVGLIEVVRNSFTIMQIQCKAGLKGALQFNSNTLHHWIKEKNRGEAYDRAIDLFTRSCAGYCVATFILGIGDRHNSNIMVKDNGQLFHIDFGHFLDHKKKKFGYKRERVPFVLTQDFLIVISKGGQESTKTKEFERFQEMCYKAYLAIRQHASLFINLFSLLLGCGMPELQSFDDLAYLRKTLALDKSQQEALEYFTKQMNDAHHGGWTTKMDWIFHTIRHMPNEH; encoded by the exons ATGTCTCCCAGGCCGTCGTCAGGGGAGTTATGGGGGATCCATCTGATGCCCCCCCGTATCCTGGTGGACTGCTGCCTGCCCAACGGCATGCTGGTCAGCCTGGAGTGCCTCCGCGAGGCGCCCCTCACCTCCATCAAGCAGCAACTGTTCTCTGAGGCCCGCAAGTACCCCCTGTACCACCTACTACAG GAGGAGTCGTGCTACATCTTCGTGGGCGTGACCCAGGAAGCAGAGCGGGAGGAGTATTACGATGAGACCAGGCGGCTCTGTGACCTGCGCCTCTTCCACCCCAtcctcaag GTCATCGAACCCCTTGGCAATCGAGAAGAAAAGATACTCAACAGGGagatag gcttTGCCATCGGCATGCCGGTGTGTGAGTTTGAGGTGAAGGACCCGGAGGTGCAGGAGTTCCGGCGCAGCATCCTGGGGGTGTGCAGGGAGGCCATGGAGGAGCGCGAGGCTGGGGGCGCCCTGAGCCAGGCGCTGTACGTGTACCCCCCCAACATCGAGTCCTCACCTGATCTTCCCCCACACGTCTACTGCAAGCTGGACAAGGGCCGGCTCATCGTCACCATCTGGGTCatcatctccccctccaactCCAAACAGAAGTACACTCTCAAG gtgagTCATGACAGCTTGCCAGAGCAGCTGATAGCAGAGTCGATCCGTAAGAAGACCCGCTCCATGCACCTGTCAGCCCAGCAGCTGAGGCTGTGTCTGAAGGAGTACCAGGGGCAGTACATCCTCAAGGTGTGCGGCTGTGACGAGTACCTGCTGGAGAAACACCCCCTCAGCCAGTacaag TACATCCGCAGCTGCATCAGTGTGGGCCGGCTGCCTCACCTCATGCTGGTGTCCAAGGACAGCCTGTACAGCCAGCTGCCCTCCAGCGGCTTCCTGGCCCCCTCCTACAGCCGCCgcaccccccagcccagcccctgccccgggGGCAGCGACCCCGCCGCGCCCCGCTCCCTCTGGGCCTTCAACAGCCTGCTGCGCCTACGCCTGCTCTGCGCCACCTACGTCAACGTCAACATCAGGGACATCGACAAG atctaCGTGAGGACAGGTATCTACCACGGAGGAGAGCCCCTGTGTGATAACGTCAACACCCAAAGAGTTCCCTGCTCCAACCCCAG gtggaaTGAGTGGCTCTCCTACGACATCTACATGACAGACCTGCCTCGCTCTGCCAGGCTCTGCCTCTCCATCTGCTCTGTGAAGGGCCGCAAGGGAGCCAAAGAG gagcACTGTCCGCTGGCCTGGGGGAATGTGAACCTGTTTGACTACCAGGACCTGCTGGTGGGGGGGAAGATGGCTCTGAGTCTGTGGCCTGTTCCTCACGGCCTGGAGGACCTGCTGAACCCTATAGGGGTGGCCGGGTCCAACCCCAACAAg gagACTCCATGTGTGGAGCTGGAGTTCTCCTGGTTCTCCCAGAGCGTGGTGTTCCCTGACGACCAGCAGGTCGAGGAGCATGCCAACTGGACCATGAGCAGGGAGCTGGGATACAGCTACTGCCTgggcctg agcggTCGCCTGGCGTGTGACAGCAGTGTGTCAGCAGCAGACTCAGAGCAGCTGAGGGGTCTCAGCAGCAGGGATCCTCTGTACGAGCTGTCTGAACAGGAGAAGGACTTCCTCTGGAGacacag ACACTACTGTATCAACATCCCAGAGTCTCTCCCCAAGCTGCTGTTGTCGGTCAAGTGGAACTCCAGAGATGAAGTTTCTCAG ATGTACTGTCTGCTGCGTGATTGGCCGCTGATGCAGCCGGAGGGAGCGCTGGAGCTGCTGGACTGTAACTTCCCCGACCCGGTGGTGCGGGAGTACGCCCTGCGCTGCCTGGCCCGGGGCCTCAGCGACGACCGGCTCAGCATGTACCTGCTCCAGCTggtccag gtgttaaaGTATGAGATGTACCTGGACAACCCTCTAGCACGCTTCCTCATCAGGAAGGCTCTGACCAATCAGAGGATAGGACACTTCTTCTTCTGGCATCTCAA gtcagaaATGCATAACAAGACAGTCTCCAGGAGGTTTGGTCTGCTACTGGAGGCCTTCTGCAGAGCCTGCGGGATGTACCTGAAACACCTCAACAgacag GTGGAGGCCATGGACAAGCTGGTCAACCTGACCGACACACTGAAGCAGGAGAAGAAAGATGAGACACAAAAg ACCCAGATGAAGTTCCTGGTGGAGCACATGTCTCGTCCAGACTACCTGGAGGCTCTGCAGGGCTTCATCTCCCCTCTCAACCCTGTCCACCAGCTGGGCTccctgag gatggAGGAGTGTAGGATCATGTCATCAGCCAAGCGTCCCCTCTGGCTGAGCTGGGAGAACCCTGACATCATGTCTGAACTGCTCTTCACCAACAACCAGGTCATCTTCAAGAacggagatg acctaAGGCAGGACATGCTGACTCTACAGATCATTAAGATCATGGAGAACATCTGGCAGAACCAGGGCCTGGACCTGCG catgctACCCTACGGGTGTCTGTCTATAGGAGACTGCGTGGGGCTGATAGAGGTGGTGAGGAACAGCTTCACCATCATGCAGATCCAGTGCAAGGCTGGGCTGAAGGGGGCGCTGCAGTTCAACAGCAACACTCTGCACCACTGGATCAAGGAGAAGAACAGGGGGGAGGC gTATGACAGAGCGATAGATCTGTTCACCAGGTCATGCGCAGGCTACTGTGTGGCCACCTTCATCCTGGGCATCGGAGATAGACACAACAGCAACATCATGGTGAAGGACAACGGACAG tTGTTCCACATAGACTTTGGCCACTTCCTGGACcacaagaagaagaagtttGGCTACAAGCGAGAGCGAGTTCCCTTCGTCCTCACACAGGACTTCCTGATCGTGATCAgcaagggaggacaggagagcaccAAGACCAAGGAGTttgagag GTTTCAGGAGATGTGCTACAAGGCCTACCTGGCCATCCGGCAGCACGCCAGCCTGTTCATCAACCTGTTCTCCCTGCTGCTGGGCTGTGGCATGCCTGAGCTGCAGAGCTTCGACGACCTGGCCTACCTCCGcaagaccctggccctggaCAAGAgccaacag gaggcGTTGGAGTACTTCACCAAGCAGATGAACGATGCTCACCACGGGGGCTGGACCACCAAGATGGACTGGATCTTCCACACCATCAGACACATGCCCAATGaacactga
- the LOC136967949 gene encoding zinc finger CW-type PWWP domain protein 1-like: MLSEVEQLQTSIDYVSHKVEGSTETQRKRLQDEEEDQDSDFSECDCWVQCCAPDCRKWRKLQPLTDLSALPEDWTCQLNPDRTRSVCAASEESCSEGEEVWSSLVPGALVWAQQPGYPWWPAIVEKDPDTKSFRQFKKNNDLDPCRYHVTYLGEPASRAWVTSSKIQPYTHLDQSRAVTSKSQESYRKKLSEAVTMATRAHKASLKTRLSMFGWLTRSISDRESSEDTDIAGGDQPSYLPGNGLDVNNCNNNSTHFDPPSP, from the exons ATGCTGAGTGAAGTTGAGCAGCTGCAGACCAGTATAGACTATGTCTCCCACAA ggtggagggcagcacagagacacagaggaagagacttcaggacgaggaggaggatcaAGACTCCGACTTCTCTGAGT GTGACTGCTGGGTCCAGTGTTGTGCTCCAGactgcaggaagtggaggaagcTGCAGCCACTCACAGATCTGTCTGCTCTTCCTGAAGACTGGACCTGCCAGCTCaaccctg acAGGAcccgcagtgtgtgtgcagcctcCGAAGAGTCCTGctcagaaggagaggaggtctgGTCCAGCCTGGTACCTGGAGCCCTGGTCTGGGCTCAGCAGCCTGGATACCCCtg gtggccaGCCATAGTGGAGAAGGATCCAGATACTAAGAGCTTCCGTCAGTTCAAGAAGAACAATGACTTGGATCCT tgcAGGTACCATGTGACATACCTGGGAGAGCCAGCGAGCAGAGCCTGGGTTACTTCATCCAAGATCCAGccctacacacacctggaccagagcagagctgttacc tcaaAGAGTCAGGAGAGCTACAGGAAGAAACTGAGTGAAgctgtcaccatggcaactagGGCCCACAAAGCATCTCTGAAG accagATTGTCCATGTTTGGGTGGTTAACTCGCAGCATCTCCGACAGAGAGAGCTCAGAGGACACTGATATAGCAG gaggagaccaGCCCTCATATCTGCCCGGCAACGGGCTTGATGTCAACAACTGCAATAACAATAGCACTCACTTcgaccccccctcaccttga